aaatgcactggGTTTCTTATCACACATGTCCTCAATAATATCGATCATACGATCAGCTCCTGATtagagaaatatttaaaaatatatataattactataTTACAATCATATATGAGAGAAATAGGCTTGTATAACAACAGACACTAACACATACCAAAAATCCATCCAATTACTAGAGCTTCAATTAGACACATGAAGAAGTAGCAAGCACCATTAAATCCATAATAATCAATTAGATGAAAAATGTAGACCCCTGCCTGTGGAAAAAGAACAGGGATattgacaagtaaaaaaaattaacttgcATCCATAGtttccatgcccatgttgattagagtatttcaaaatttgaaaattattaatttaaggttcatttagaacagatataTGTTTGATTAAGTTTAAAGAAAATTTAATTCGATTGACAGCATTAGTACATAATAGCCCAAAACcctctttttttctattgtaaCCCTACTTACCTTAGCTAATTTAAGCAACTAATGTGGCTAGCTAATTTATATAAGGATAAGGATTAGCCTAATATGTACATgaacatgcatgcatgcacttTTCCTGAAcattatttaaactatttaaacaTGGGTAAAAATAAATTCTGTAACATTCAAGATTAATTTATACTAAAGACCAATTCGCAGATGTACACAacacatgtaaatgtatttttttactgcatgagtgagccaaaacaaaacaacttttTTAGGTTTTGCATTCTTTATTGAAAGTCATTATCTACAAAGAGGTCATGGACATATAAGCTATagcttttaaaatgtcaaaaactaATTTAACAATCTACCATATCCATGAAAGGAAATTGACTATTTATATGGCTGACCAACTTCCAGCACAGCAATGACTACATTTCTTATATCTCTGTGGTGTATTTGGGGTCAGAATGTATGTTATTACCTGCGTTGTTAAAATAATCTGAAAGCAGAAACAGCCACTGCAGAAAAATAACAGGACAAGTTCTCTCCTATGGGGTTTCCGGAGTACAGTCGGGAATATGTCGATTATTGAGGTAATGACCACCTCAATTCCAACAAACTAagcagatataaatataaatattcattgCTGCTTTTACAGTGTAATGCAAATGTtcaaatgctttttaaacagcTTTCTCCATTACCTGTGTATCCAGGACTAAGAAAATCATCATGATAAAGAAACAGGTCGACCAGAATTGTGGCAGGGGCATCATTGCCACTGCCTGAGGGTATGTTATAAATGCCAGACCTGGACctggaaaataaaatctaattacaTGCTATTTTGTGattgaaatctttttattgCTTGTTAAAGTACATATTAATTGTGATTTTAGAGATTCTATTAAGTGTTTACATGTGAAAAACCACCTGGGCGTGCTACATCTTCAATACCAACACCCAGTGTCTCTGCCATGAAACCAAGGACAGAAAAGACAACAAATCCAGCAACAAAACTAGTGCAGCTGTTGAGCACACATAGCCAAATACCGTCTctacaaaacaatacaacagGAATGTAATTAACACAATCAAGAAATGGCTGCATCACAAAAGTTGACATGAGATATTTAGCGAGCTCACCTGTAGCAGTTGTTATTGTAAGGACTATAACTTGCCAGAACAGTTAGGGTACCAGCTCCCAGACTGTAggagaaaaatatttgtgttccTGCATCAATCCAAACCTAAaattgtcattaaaaaaagaaagagttttTCATAATTTAATACACATGTGGCCAGTGTGGATATCATTGTTTGTTATCTTGTCCCCAATGAAGCAAATAACTAGAAAGTTATAAATTTAATACCTGTGGGTCTGTGAGGCGTGAGGGTTGTGGATAAAGGTAATACTTGATACCCTGCAGTGCGCCAGGTAAAGTTAAACCTCTTAGCAGCAGCACTAACATCATTACATATGGAAAGATGGCTGTACAATACACGGCCtaagaaacatttaaaaaatacagttaCATATTACAGTTTGTATATAATTTCTAATCGTTACACTCCAATTGCAATATTCAGGTTGACATGCAATGATTTCTAGACATTTCCAAAAATTCTGTGTGTACATGAAAATCATTATGGCAAACTTAAAGCAATCAGTCTGACATAACCTTTCCAGCTGACTTGACCCCTTTCCAGGTGCAGAAATAACAGGCCACCCAAGCAGCAAGTAAACATAGTAAAATCTCCCAGTTCAGTTTTCCCAGGGTCTCAATCCCAGAAGAGACATTTAGCGTTCGCCCCCTGGTGGTTACCAGTAGAAAGgttagtgaaataaaaaagaaaaagaaaaagaaaaagaaaagagaaagattgGGGTGGGGTATCTATATgtacaattaataaattatacttTTATGGACCTACTCCCAAAATTCAATGACAGCAGAAATACTGAAATTCCTCTGAGTCCTGCTTTCAGTCAGATTGATCTGGCTTGCCAATAGATCCACACAGTTGACTATGAGGTACATAAAGGGGAACATAAGGTGGCATTGTACAAAGTACAGATtacttacatatttaaaatgtcaGTCAGAATGTTTACCTGATTCATTCTCTTTTTACTAGgatttacattgtttattttgatgctcatgtatgtttttttgtgtctatAAAAATTGCATTAAAGTATATAGCATCTATGAAGCACTGGACCAATATAACATTAAACTCTCAGCCATTTACTGTACCAGTGTTCCAGAGATTATCACAACTAATCCATGGTAACTGGGAGCTAAAAGaggcaaaaaagtaaaaaagagcCCAAGCCAGGATGAGATTGTAGCCAAGGCAGAAGtacaatgcaaacacacatcCTGCATGCCCGAAGCCtgcaaaacaaaccaaaaaaacaagcatttttaaATTGCCATTCAAAACAATTCAAAGTTCAATACATTGGAATGAATTCTATTTTGCTCAAGTATCCTATGTGAATCATTCTTTATTGCAATATCTTTTCATTACAATGTTAATTCAGCACGACTGagtacatttaatacattaattaccTCCTGCTAATGGACAAAGTTTTCCCCAGGATGTTGCTGCACTCTGCTTTGTGTACTGGCCAACACAAATGTTCAGGACAAAGAGGGGCACACCGCATGTTGCAGCAAAAAGAATGTAAGGTATCAGGAAAGCACCTACATTATCAAGTCACAGAGACAAGGCATGATTCTTCAAGAACAAGCGCTCTCTACAATTCTTTACATAAGATCGCTGCTGAAGGCTGTGGCTTTTTTACCTCCTCCATTTTTGTAACACAGGTATGGGAATCTCCAGACGTTGCCCAGACCAATAATATTCCCGGCTACAGCTAATAGAAACTCCACTTTATTGCTCCATTGGCCTCGTTCACCTAAATCTTTATCAGCAGCTCTCCTTTGCTGTGCATTTTCCATTTTCTCATTTGCTTTTACTGGGACTGCCTAAACAACTGTCATATATTTCACTAGATATCACTTGCATATTCACATATGattttaatgtataattaaacATCCTTGTGGCATCCCCATCAGCTAAATTTTAATTTGCATATACCTATTACTGGGAATAGAAACTTCTCATGAAGTGGGAATGGATGCCAATTTTATTTCCTGGACCAGTGACTATAAATAACAAAtcagttgtattttttaaaatttggaCTTTAATCCATCTGTTGGCATGATTGTGGCACTGGCACTAGTCTTATGTCAGCAGTGACACTGTCAGCAGTAAACAGCAGATCATTTACAAAGTGGACTCCACTATATTCGTAAAGCTTAAAGAaagaggatgtttttttttttgctacatttaATTTTGCTTGATTTCTGTAATGTTGTCCATGCAGTGCACATATTGAAGCACTTTTTTGAGCTAATTTTGCCACAGTTTCCACAGTTTTTCCAAGGTTTTTAGACATGAGAGCAGGTTTATTGAGTTCAACCCTTCCTTGATTACTGTGGCTTGGTCCACCACATATGCCATTTTTAAATgatcttcatttctttttttgtaaaatgttagAAGGTTAGTGTTTGTACAGATAATAAGAATACGTTTCAGTTCTGCTTAATCCTTCCATTAACTCCATGGTTGACTTCTTTAAACAAGTGACTCAGCTTACCTTTATTTACTAACTTGACAAGAAGTTGCAAAATCTTGACTTTTTCTGACAAGCTACTGGAAAATAAATTGGAACAAAAATCTGCTGAAATATTATACCATCACATTATTTATTGAGACAAATTGTCATGTATTGTGTCACATGTGCAGGGTTAGAGCATTTTATTGAAACAGGCAAAAAATCAAAACATCATACAGGCTAAGCTCAGGCgatcaaaacacaaaattcaATTAGGCAAGACAAGAACAAGAAATGAGAAAACAGAAACATCAAAACATTAGGAAACCATCAgtgtgaacaataaaaaaaggagtCAGTAATcgttagataaataaaaaagtcactTCAGAAACACAAAACTCACAAACGgacagacccacacacacacacacaccaacaggaAAAGTGAGACCATCTGAGAATACAACACAGGGTGAACATGAATGAAACATACACAAAttacaattttacatgaacacaaACAATGCATGGTCTTGATTGCAATCCCAATTCCAAAATgaccaaaaatgtttatttattattcaaattcataatttttaaagtatattttcTCAGATTAAGCATTTTAGAGCAATTTACAAGTTTTCTATGTtcaattgtaaatataaatatgacgtgGCATTTTCAACTTAACACATAAATCAGTTCAAGGGCATATTCTCTAGGCCAAATGCAAATGCTACTGCCTTCAATAAACCCATAAATATaagatacattttatataagatATTTGTatgtctgaaaaaataaaaccagacatgcACATGGTTCAAGAAAATTAATCTTAATAGCTCTACCAATATTCTATCTACAATACATGCATGTTGTTAATATTTCCACCATTTACACTGTAAATTAATGCTGAAAATTCAGCATACACATTCACCACTGCACACATGATTATCTCCCAGACCACCCAGATGCTTAATACAGAATGCAGAGCATTGCAGATGTGTAGCCACAATTCTAATTATATGAAAAAGCAGATGATGAAATAGATCtctcatttaaatgttttgtaccgtaatttccagattataaagcgcacccttatataagccgcacccactgaatttgacaaagacttttatttttaacaagccgcacctgtctataagccgcaggtgtctacactgaaactaatgaactttacagagcctttaacaaaagacactaaatgcaatatgttgcgctttcTAGGAGCATAGCgatattttgggaatagcctgccactgcattcttccggtattact
This Silurus meridionalis isolate SWU-2019-XX chromosome 15, ASM1480568v1, whole genome shotgun sequence DNA region includes the following protein-coding sequences:
- the LOC124398231 gene encoding sodium- and chloride-dependent betaine transporter-like, with amino-acid sequence MENAQQRRAADKDLGERGQWSNKVEFLLAVAGNIIGLGNVWRFPYLCYKNGGGAFLIPYILFAATCGVPLFVLNICVGQYTKQSAATSWGKLCPLAGGFGHAGCVFALYFCLGYNLILAWALFYFFASFSSQLPWISCDNLWNTVNCVDLLASQINLTESRTQRNFSISAVIEFWEGRTLNVSSGIETLGKLNWEILLCLLAAWVACYFCTWKGVKSAGKAVYCTAIFPYVMMLVLLLRGLTLPGALQGIKYYLYPQPSRLTDPQVWIDAGTQIFFSYSLGAGTLTVLASYSPYNNNCYRDGIWLCVLNSCTSFVAGFVVFSVLGFMAETLGVGIEDVARPGPGLAFITYPQAVAMMPLPQFWSTCFFIMMIFLVLDTQFVGIEVVITSIIDIFPTVLRKPHRRELVLLFFCSGCFCFQIILTTQAGVYIFHLIDYYGFNGACYFFMCLIEALVIGWIFGADRMIDIIEDMCDKKPSAFFKYCWRYFTPLMCLGAFILCIVKYQPLMYNNVYVYPTWTCVLGWLMTVFAPVLVITWGLVKLCSHSGTLKQRFKSLCTPDDKLPLTRKQRAQLQISETLMGGI